From a single Candidatus Paracaedimonas acanthamoebae genomic region:
- the lpdA gene encoding dihydrolipoyl dehydrogenase: MTETTFDVVIIGAGPGGYVTAIRAAQLGFKTAIIEANHLGGICLNWGCIPTKALLRSAEILDYMHHADKFGLKAEKVGFELTKIVERSRQVANQLSKGVEHLLKKNKISVYNGYGKFNGKQGGLHKIEITQEAKVVEILLAKNVIIATGARARTLPNLQPDKENIWTYREAMVPEKMPKSLLVVGSGAIGIEFASFYRSLGAEVTVVEVVDRILPAEDEEISLMAKKMFEKRGIKFHLATTVTSVTKTSQGLNALLESGGKQIELVVEKAISSVGIVGNVENLGLESTKVKVEHSHIVVNQWAETSEPGVYAIGDVAGAPWLAHKASHEGILAIEKIAGHKDIHPLKRENIPGCTYSTPQVASIGLTEKKAKEQGYELKVGRFPFMGNGKAIALGEPEGLIKTIFDAKTGELLGAHMIGAEVTELIQGYAIAKTCEATEAELMATIFPHPTLSEMMHESPLAAFGRGLHY; this comes from the coding sequence ATGACAGAGACCACTTTTGATGTCGTTATTATTGGTGCAGGCCCAGGGGGTTATGTGACAGCTATTCGAGCTGCCCAGCTCGGATTCAAGACGGCGATTATTGAAGCAAATCATCTTGGAGGGATTTGTCTTAACTGGGGATGTATTCCAACAAAAGCATTGCTGAGATCCGCAGAAATACTTGATTATATGCATCATGCCGATAAATTCGGTTTAAAAGCCGAAAAGGTAGGATTTGAGCTGACAAAGATCGTTGAACGTTCACGACAAGTCGCAAATCAGCTTTCAAAAGGAGTTGAGCATCTTTTGAAAAAAAATAAGATTTCAGTTTATAATGGCTATGGAAAATTTAATGGCAAACAAGGCGGTCTTCATAAAATTGAGATAACGCAAGAGGCAAAAGTCGTAGAAATTTTGCTTGCAAAAAATGTTATTATTGCCACAGGTGCTCGGGCACGGACCCTTCCCAATCTTCAACCTGATAAAGAAAACATATGGACCTACCGAGAGGCGATGGTCCCAGAAAAAATGCCAAAATCTTTATTAGTGGTAGGATCTGGAGCGATTGGGATTGAATTTGCAAGTTTCTATCGTTCTTTGGGAGCCGAGGTAACTGTGGTCGAAGTTGTTGATCGAATCCTTCCGGCTGAGGATGAAGAAATCTCGCTAATGGCGAAAAAAATGTTTGAAAAACGAGGGATTAAATTCCATTTAGCCACAACCGTGACGTCTGTCACTAAAACTTCTCAAGGTCTTAATGCACTCTTGGAAAGTGGTGGAAAACAAATTGAACTTGTTGTTGAAAAAGCAATTTCATCGGTAGGCATTGTTGGGAATGTTGAAAATCTTGGACTTGAAAGTACAAAAGTGAAGGTTGAGCATTCGCATATTGTTGTTAATCAATGGGCAGAAACTTCAGAGCCGGGTGTTTATGCGATTGGTGACGTCGCAGGGGCTCCTTGGCTCGCACATAAGGCGAGTCATGAAGGAATTTTGGCAATTGAGAAAATTGCTGGTCATAAAGATATACACCCCTTAAAGCGTGAGAATATTCCTGGATGTACTTATAGTACGCCCCAGGTTGCAAGTATTGGATTGACTGAAAAGAAAGCCAAGGAACAAGGGTATGAGCTTAAAGTTGGTCGTTTTCCATTTATGGGAAATGGCAAAGCTATAGCTCTTGGAGAGCCTGAAGGACTGATTAAAACAATTTTTGATGCTAAAACAGGTGAATTGTTAGGTGCTCATATGATTGGAGCAGAAGTAACAGAATTAATTCAAGGGTATGCTATTGCTAAGACATGTGAAGCAACAGAAGCGGAATTAATGGCAACTATTTTCCCTCATCCAACTCTTTCAGAAATGATGCATGAATCTCCTTTAGCTGCTTTTGGGCGTGGACTTCATTATTAA
- the lipA gene encoding lipoyl synthase codes for MTERASLKKPDWIRVKAPVSQEYQATRDLMKVHKLNTVCEEAACPNIGECWAKKHATIMILGSVCTRSCRFCNVATGRPDQLDPHEPERVAEALAKLGLSHVVITSVDRDDLPDGGAQHFSQVIKEIRKTSPHTTIEILTPDFLRKEGALEIVVEAQPDVYNHNVETVPRLYSNVRPGARYYHSVNLLDRVKQLNPNLFTKSGLMVGLGETKQEVYQVMDDLRSADVDFLTIGQYLQPTPQHHEVMRFVEPDEFKDYERMARGKGFLMVSASPLTRSSYHAGEDFIKLKQARNAALRSYEDGK; via the coding sequence GTGACAGAACGTGCTTCTTTAAAGAAACCTGATTGGATCCGTGTAAAGGCGCCTGTTTCTCAAGAATATCAGGCCACACGTGATCTTATGAAGGTTCATAAACTTAATACGGTTTGTGAAGAAGCGGCTTGTCCTAACATTGGCGAATGTTGGGCCAAAAAACATGCAACAATCATGATTTTAGGAAGTGTGTGCACGCGTTCATGTCGTTTCTGTAATGTTGCAACAGGAAGGCCCGATCAGCTTGATCCTCATGAACCGGAAAGAGTTGCTGAGGCACTTGCAAAGCTAGGGCTTTCTCATGTTGTGATAACTTCAGTAGATCGAGACGATTTACCTGATGGAGGTGCTCAACATTTTTCCCAAGTTATTAAGGAAATCCGTAAAACTTCTCCCCATACAACAATTGAGATTTTAACCCCTGATTTTTTAAGGAAAGAAGGCGCTTTAGAAATCGTTGTTGAAGCTCAGCCGGATGTTTATAATCATAATGTTGAGACAGTCCCACGTCTCTATTCCAATGTGCGTCCAGGGGCTCGTTATTATCACTCTGTTAATCTTTTGGACCGCGTAAAGCAGTTAAACCCCAATCTTTTTACAAAATCTGGGCTTATGGTGGGGTTAGGAGAAACAAAACAGGAAGTTTATCAAGTCATGGATGATCTGCGATCAGCAGATGTCGATTTTTTAACAATTGGCCAGTATCTACAACCTACGCCTCAACATCATGAAGTGATGCGGTTTGTTGAGCCTGATGAATTTAAAGATTATGAGCGTATGGCGCGTGGAAAAGGATTTTTAATGGTTTCGGCCTCTCCTTTAACGCGTTCTTCTTATCATGCTGGAGAAGATTTTATAAAGCTTAAGCAGGCTCGTAATGCGGCTCTAAGATCATATGAAGACGGAAAATGA
- a CDS encoding type II toxin-antitoxin system RatA family toxin codes for MIRHTEQKIFPYSQDQLFKLVADIERYPEFLPWCRGAIIHQRDGNKLIAELKIGYKFFQESYMSEVMLMPLAAINVQYAKGALKYLKNQWHFQSITPKSCQVNFDLEFELKSSFLQKATESVFTTIVSQMLGAFEERARFLYS; via the coding sequence ATGATCAGGCATACTGAGCAGAAAATTTTTCCTTATTCTCAGGATCAGCTCTTTAAATTAGTTGCTGATATCGAGCGTTACCCTGAATTTTTACCGTGGTGTCGAGGCGCCATAATTCATCAACGTGATGGGAATAAGCTTATTGCAGAACTTAAAATTGGATATAAGTTTTTCCAAGAATCTTATATGTCAGAAGTCATGTTAATGCCTTTAGCAGCCATTAATGTGCAGTATGCAAAAGGGGCCTTAAAATATCTCAAGAATCAGTGGCATTTCCAGTCGATAACGCCCAAGAGTTGTCAGGTCAATTTTGACCTAGAATTTGAATTAAAATCATCTTTTTTACAAAAAGCGACAGAGTCTGTTTTTACAACGATTGTTTCTCAAATGCTTGGGGCCTTTGAGGAAAGAGCTAGGTTTCTTTATTCTTAA